In a single window of the Micromonospora inositola genome:
- a CDS encoding ArsR/SmtB family transcription factor, whose protein sequence is MSVDAFAVLAEPSRRRILERLRRAESSVGDLVEALGMSQPAVSKHLKVLREAGFVTVRTAAQQRIYRLDVRPLRAVDDWLGPYRRLWADHLDALERHLDSQE, encoded by the coding sequence GTGTCCGTCGACGCCTTCGCCGTGCTGGCCGAGCCGAGCCGGCGCCGCATCCTGGAACGGCTACGCCGCGCCGAGAGCAGCGTCGGCGACCTGGTGGAGGCGCTGGGGATGAGCCAACCGGCCGTCTCCAAGCACCTCAAGGTGCTCCGCGAGGCCGGCTTCGTGACCGTCCGCACGGCGGCCCAGCAGCGCATCTACCGGCTCGACGTACGCCCGCTGCGGGCCGTGGACGACTGGCTCGGGCCGTACCGCCGGCTGTGGGCGGACCACCTCGACGCCCTCGAACGCCATCTCGACAGTCAGGAGTGA
- a CDS encoding FAD-dependent monooxygenase — protein MTTVLISGASVAGPALAWWLRRHGFRPTVVERAPALRDGGYKVDIRGAALAVIDRMGLRGQVERHDTGMRSARFVDSAGAQLATMDAALFGGREGDDAEIMRGDLARILADVTREVEYLFDDSIATLTPSADRVEVSFERGPRRTFDLVIGADGLHSNVRRLAFGPESAHLRPLGHHIAIFTVPAEFGEERVELMHPTPGRTVGVYRTSGAPDARAMFIFPSPEGASGHRDVAGRKALLAEAFAGVGWQVPRLLDAMWKASDFYFDSMSQARMDRWSTGRVALVGDAAYGPSPASGQGTSLSLVGAYVLATSLAAAAGDPVAGFADYERRMRSFVEANQSLAERNLKGMVLGSAAQIRFQTLMLRLMPHLPGRERMIRRVTEPIRRAATAITLPDTPEPRGA, from the coding sequence ATGACGACCGTCCTGATCTCCGGCGCCAGCGTCGCCGGCCCCGCGCTCGCCTGGTGGCTGCGCCGCCACGGCTTCCGTCCGACCGTCGTGGAGCGCGCCCCCGCGCTGCGCGACGGCGGCTACAAGGTGGACATCCGGGGCGCGGCCCTGGCCGTGATCGACCGGATGGGCCTGCGCGGGCAGGTCGAGCGGCACGACACCGGGATGCGGTCGGCCCGCTTCGTGGACTCGGCCGGGGCGCAGCTCGCCACCATGGACGCCGCGCTCTTCGGCGGCCGGGAGGGCGACGACGCCGAGATCATGCGCGGCGACCTCGCCCGCATCCTCGCCGACGTCACCCGCGAGGTGGAGTACCTCTTCGACGACTCGATCGCCACGCTGACTCCGTCGGCCGACCGGGTCGAGGTGAGCTTCGAGCGGGGTCCGCGCCGGACGTTCGACCTGGTGATCGGCGCGGACGGGCTGCACTCGAACGTGCGGCGGCTGGCCTTCGGCCCTGAGTCGGCCCACCTGCGGCCGCTCGGGCACCACATCGCCATCTTCACCGTGCCGGCGGAGTTCGGCGAGGAGCGCGTCGAGCTGATGCACCCGACGCCGGGGCGGACCGTCGGCGTCTACCGCACGTCCGGCGCGCCGGACGCCAGGGCGATGTTCATCTTCCCGTCGCCGGAGGGCGCCTCCGGGCACCGGGACGTCGCCGGCCGCAAGGCGCTGCTGGCCGAGGCGTTCGCCGGCGTCGGGTGGCAGGTGCCGCGCCTGCTCGACGCGATGTGGAAGGCCTCCGACTTCTACTTCGACTCGATGAGTCAGGCCCGGATGGACCGCTGGTCGACCGGGCGGGTCGCCCTGGTCGGGGACGCGGCGTACGGGCCGTCACCGGCGTCCGGGCAGGGCACCAGCCTCAGTCTGGTCGGGGCGTACGTGCTGGCCACCTCCCTGGCCGCGGCGGCGGGCGACCCGGTCGCCGGCTTCGCCGACTACGAGCGGCGGATGCGTTCCTTCGTCGAGGCGAACCAGTCCCTCGCCGAGCGCAACCTCAAGGGCATGGTGCTCGGCTCGGCCGCGCAGATCCGGTTCCAGACGCTGATGCTGCGCCTGATGCCGCACCTGCCGGGCCGGGAGCGGATGATCCGCCGGGTGACCGAGCCGATCCGCAGGGCGGCCACCGCGATCACCCTCCCGGACACCCCGGAGCCGCGCGGGGCGTGA
- a CDS encoding SRPBCC family protein has product MDRDSFRPGPLAEVARVPADDGWDLVFVRDVRHPPEKVWAALTEPDRLAQWAPFLASRDLGTPGEATLTTVNGDERFPGPATVLRAERPALLEYTWGDGLLRWELTPSATGTRLTLRHTVDKPELAPIMAAGWHLCLDVAGHLLDGDPVGPIRGAEATNFGWDELRAAYAEHLHTEPPAH; this is encoded by the coding sequence ATGGACCGCGACAGCTTCCGACCCGGCCCGCTCGCCGAGGTCGCCCGGGTGCCCGCCGACGACGGCTGGGACCTGGTCTTCGTCCGGGACGTGCGGCACCCGCCGGAGAAGGTGTGGGCCGCGCTGACCGAACCGGACCGGCTCGCCCAGTGGGCGCCGTTCCTGGCCAGCCGGGACCTGGGCACCCCGGGCGAGGCCACGCTGACCACGGTCAACGGCGACGAGAGGTTCCCCGGGCCGGCGACCGTGCTCCGCGCCGAGCGGCCGGCCCTGCTGGAGTACACCTGGGGCGACGGCCTGCTGCGCTGGGAGCTCACCCCGTCGGCCACCGGCACCCGGCTGACCCTGCGGCACACCGTCGACAAGCCCGAGCTGGCACCGATCATGGCCGCCGGCTGGCACCTCTGCCTCGACGTCGCCGGCCACCTGCTCGACGGCGACCCGGTCGGCCCGATCCGCGGGGCCGAGGCGACGAACTTCGGCTGGGACGAGCTGCGGGCCGCGTACGCCGAGCACCTGCACACCGAACCGCCGGCGCACTGA